One window of Botrimarina mediterranea genomic DNA carries:
- a CDS encoding metallophosphoesterase produces MQTAFWLAALLGHGALWVEAVNRLHGLGWNRKLIDRLTLVCGVACAGIPIAAAILLLRTSPSQPAPAGLEAYAWFSIAVLAVVILTRIGLHWDPQRDRQTTKTDVATVNIHQSHGAAAMRDATLHRLASLPGNTLLQPQLESLTVPLERLPPALEGLKVAHLTDLHMSGRITKPYFVDLLQKVNDWRPDIVCVTGDIVEHAPQIDWIDDTLGKLTPALGSFFILGNHDKKIDHDAVRRRLVEQGLIDVGDSPATVERHGVALTLCGDERPWFASEPSLTGDEPLVICLAHTPDRFGWAVRQGVDLVLAGHNHGGQVCLPPFGALLCPSVHGVRYAAGTFRRGRTVMHVGRGSGSLFPLRYACPPEVALVTLVVK; encoded by the coding sequence ATGCAGACGGCTTTCTGGCTCGCGGCGCTGCTCGGCCACGGCGCCCTCTGGGTCGAAGCCGTCAACCGCCTCCACGGACTGGGCTGGAATCGCAAGCTCATCGACCGCCTGACGCTCGTCTGCGGCGTCGCCTGCGCCGGCATCCCAATCGCCGCCGCGATCTTGCTGTTGAGAACATCTCCCTCTCAGCCGGCGCCGGCAGGCCTGGAAGCCTACGCCTGGTTCTCCATCGCGGTCCTCGCTGTGGTCATCCTCACCCGCATCGGTCTCCACTGGGACCCCCAACGCGACCGCCAGACCACTAAGACCGACGTCGCGACCGTCAACATCCACCAGTCGCACGGGGCCGCCGCCATGCGCGACGCGACGCTCCACCGACTGGCGTCGCTCCCCGGCAACACGCTGCTGCAACCGCAGCTCGAATCACTGACCGTCCCGCTCGAGCGACTGCCGCCGGCGCTCGAGGGACTCAAAGTCGCCCACCTCACCGACCTGCACATGTCGGGACGGATCACGAAGCCCTACTTCGTCGATCTGCTCCAGAAGGTCAACGACTGGCGCCCCGACATTGTCTGCGTCACCGGCGACATCGTCGAGCACGCGCCGCAGATCGATTGGATCGACGACACGCTCGGCAAGCTAACGCCGGCGCTCGGCTCCTTCTTCATCCTTGGCAACCACGACAAGAAGATCGACCACGACGCCGTCCGGCGGCGGCTGGTCGAGCAAGGCCTTATCGATGTCGGCGACTCGCCCGCGACCGTTGAACGACACGGCGTGGCCCTCACGCTCTGCGGCGACGAGCGGCCCTGGTTCGCCAGCGAGCCCTCACTCACCGGCGACGAGCCGCTGGTAATCTGCCTCGCGCACACGCCCGACCGCTTCGGCTGGGCCGTGCGGCAGGGCGTCGATCTTGTGCTTGCAGGACACAACCACGGCGGGCAGGTCTGCTTGCCCCCCTTCGGCGCCCTGCTCTGCCCCAGCGTCCACGGCGTCCGCTACGCCGCCGGCACCTTCCGCCGAGGTCGCACCGTGATGCACGTCGGCCGCGGCAGCGGCTCGCTCTTCCCGCTCCGCTACGCGTGCCCCCCCGAGGTGGCGTTGGTGACGCTCGTGGTCAAATGA
- a CDS encoding response regulator has protein sequence MSNPGTTTRAESQALGCGSTETLQDAPTGAGTESAPKSDSATKAEPTSSADALHKILCLCDERNTSAALAEQLGPGFDVTPVRSLARAASRLATGEYDGIYADAEGFRRDSHVTQLIHNIQILRGMPDGVVLLDRDNRIVWGNGRLSEWMRRDEVIGESFYPVLGAPEILGPELTPFDTAFSGGRQVSSMLRCDDGRFFRVNAAPVEHFKGDAPDYLIVTIRDVTAEQLEKQKLAAIHQAGIELADLTPEEVAEMEYDERIELLKSNILHCTQDVLQYDVVEVRTLDEETSELLPLLAFGIKPEAEQRPLRSEPTGNGVTGFVAATGKSYLCEDTGEDPLYIEGAQGARSSLTVPLLLHDRVIGTFNVESPEPGAFTESDRQFLEIFARDVAAALNTMELLAAEKATAAFASVEAIHSAVAMPVDDILNDAVNVMERYIGHDPDVVERLQKILRNARDIKQVIQEVGRSMAPAEARPASVRVEERPLLEGARVLVADADETVRSAAHDLLERYGCVVETAHSGREAMWMARHACKETGCKLYDAILSDIRLPDCSGYEFLMQLKELQETPPLILMTGFGYDPGHVIVKARQAGLKAVLFKPFRLDQLLETVERAISDQRAGANQQPGGVSAPTA, from the coding sequence GTGTCCAACCCTGGCACGACTACCCGCGCCGAGTCGCAAGCACTTGGCTGCGGATCGACCGAGACCCTCCAAGACGCCCCGACGGGCGCAGGCACAGAGTCCGCCCCGAAGTCCGACTCCGCCACGAAAGCAGAGCCCACCTCGTCGGCCGACGCCCTCCACAAGATCCTCTGCCTGTGCGACGAGCGGAACACGTCCGCCGCTCTCGCCGAGCAACTCGGCCCGGGCTTCGACGTCACCCCCGTGCGATCGCTGGCGCGCGCCGCCAGCCGGCTCGCCACAGGCGAGTACGACGGCATCTACGCCGACGCCGAGGGCTTCCGCCGTGACTCGCACGTCACCCAGCTGATCCACAACATCCAGATCCTCCGCGGCATGCCCGACGGCGTCGTGCTGCTCGACCGCGACAACCGCATCGTCTGGGGCAACGGCCGGCTCAGCGAGTGGATGCGCCGCGACGAGGTCATCGGCGAGAGCTTCTACCCCGTGCTCGGCGCGCCGGAGATCCTCGGCCCCGAACTGACGCCCTTCGACACCGCGTTCAGCGGCGGTCGACAAGTGTCGTCGATGCTCCGCTGCGACGACGGCCGCTTCTTCCGCGTCAACGCGGCGCCGGTCGAACACTTCAAGGGAGATGCCCCCGACTACTTGATCGTCACCATCCGTGACGTCACGGCCGAGCAGCTCGAGAAGCAGAAGCTCGCCGCGATCCATCAGGCGGGAATCGAATTGGCCGACCTCACTCCCGAGGAGGTCGCCGAGATGGAGTACGACGAGCGGATCGAACTGCTCAAGTCGAACATCCTTCACTGCACCCAAGACGTCCTGCAGTACGACGTCGTCGAGGTCCGCACGCTCGACGAAGAGACCAGCGAGTTGCTGCCGCTCTTGGCGTTTGGCATCAAGCCCGAGGCCGAGCAACGCCCCCTCCGCAGCGAGCCCACCGGCAACGGCGTCACGGGCTTCGTCGCCGCGACCGGCAAGAGCTACCTCTGCGAGGACACGGGCGAAGACCCGCTCTACATCGAGGGCGCCCAAGGCGCCAGAAGTTCGCTCACCGTGCCGCTGCTGCTGCACGACCGGGTGATCGGCACGTTCAACGTCGAATCGCCCGAACCCGGCGCGTTCACCGAGAGCGACCGCCAGTTCTTGGAGATCTTCGCCCGCGACGTGGCGGCGGCACTCAACACGATGGAGCTGCTCGCCGCCGAGAAGGCGACCGCCGCCTTCGCCAGCGTCGAGGCGATCCACTCCGCGGTGGCGATGCCGGTTGACGACATCCTCAACGACGCCGTCAACGTCATGGAGCGCTACATCGGGCACGACCCCGACGTCGTCGAGCGGCTCCAGAAGATCCTCCGCAACGCCCGCGACATCAAGCAGGTTATCCAAGAGGTCGGCCGCTCGATGGCGCCCGCCGAGGCCCGCCCGGCCAGCGTGCGGGTTGAGGAGCGTCCGCTGCTCGAAGGCGCCCGTGTCCTCGTGGCCGACGCCGACGAGACCGTCCGCTCCGCCGCCCACGACCTGCTGGAACGCTACGGCTGTGTCGTCGAGACCGCCCACAGCGGCCGCGAAGCGATGTGGATGGCCCGCCACGCCTGTAAGGAAACGGGCTGTAAGCTCTACGACGCGATCCTCAGCGACATCCGCCTGCCCGATTGCAGCGGCTACGAGTTCCTGATGCAGCTCAAGGAACTACAAGAAACCCCCCCGCTGATCCTGATGACGGGCTTCGGTTACGACCCGGGCCACGTGATCGTCAAAGCCCGGCAGGCGGGGCTCAAGGCGGTCCTCTTCAAGCCCTTCCGGCTGGACCAACTGCTCGAAACCGTCGAGCGGGCCATTTCCGACCAGAGGGCGGGCGCGAATCAGCAGCCCGGTGGCGTTTCGGCGCCGACAGCGTAG